From Asterias rubens chromosome 6, eAstRub1.3, whole genome shotgun sequence, one genomic window encodes:
- the LOC117291250 gene encoding src substrate cortactin-like, translating to MWRSQAGAAKVAANVQDEDDDWETDPDFVNDVSEQEQRWGSKTVEGSGRQGAISIGALREEVKDDDTKTKKDQFEKGPKSSYGYGGKFGVQEDRMDKSALSHEHMEKLSSHASQKDYAQGFGGRYGVQKDHVDKSAMGYDYAGKTEKHASQKDYSTGFGGKYGVQKDKQDKSAVGWDHQEKLSQHDSQKDHSKGFGGKFGVQKDRVDQAALGYDYEGKTDKHASQKDYATGFGGKYGVQTDRQDKAALGFDESSKVELHPSQKDMSKGFGGKFGVQSDRQDSSAGSFEDMQGVTTSYQRTRVAPSSGGGSGNLKAKFENMAKAGEEEARKRADSERQRRQAREEKEKEESKRVEEERQRKLKEQHKNMEPEPEPEPRRAPEPAPEPRRVPEPRRAPEPAPEPQEDQPPELPPPRQTRPEPQPTEEDSEMYAEADYMNEGGTGQEPEELHEPEPEPEPEPQPEPEPEPEPADTYEEIPRQVQVVVEPEQSQPPIEDALYEDMPGVTGEPAAEPAEVQMAVAVYDYQATGEDELSFDPGDVISDIEQIDSGWWMGSCHGARGLFPANYVELQ from the exons ATGTGGCGCTCTCAGGCTGGTGCCGCCAAAGTCGCGGCAAATGTTCAAGACGAAGATGACGATTGGGAAACCGATCCAGACTTTGTG AACGATGTGAGTGAACAGGAGCAGCGATGGGGATCCAAAACTGTGGAAGGCTCCGGCCGTCAGGGAGCCATAAG TATCGGTGCCTTGAGAGAAGAAGTAAAAGATGACGATACCAAAACGAAAAAAGACCAGTTCGAGAAAGGTCCCAAATCTTCATACGGTTATGGAGGAAAGTTTGGCGTGCAGGAGGATCGCATGGACAAG TCGGCGTTGAGTCACGAGCACATGGAGAAACTGAGCTCTCATGCCTCACAGAAAGATTATGCCCAGGGCTTTGGTGGGAGGTATGGCGTACAGAAAGACCATGTCGATAAGTCAGCCATGGGATACGACTACGCTGGGAAGACTGAGAAGCATGCCTCACAAAAAG ATTATTCTACTGGTTTTGGTGGAAAGTATGGTGTGCAGAAGGACAAGCAAGATAAG TCTGCGGTTGGATGGGATCATCAGGAGAAGCTGTCCCAACACGACTCACAAAAAG ATCACTCCAAAGGCTTTGGAGGGAAATTTGGCGTTCAGAAAGATCGAGTAGACCAGGCTGCCCTCGGCTACGACTATGAAGGAAAAACGGATAAACATGCATCAcaaaaag ATTATGCAACCGGTTTTGGTGGAAAGTACGGCGttcagacagacagacaggaCAAGGCTGCCCTTGGGTTTGACGAGTCTAGCAAGGTAGAGCTTCACCCGTCCCAGAAGGACATGTCCAAGGGATTCGGAGGAAAGTTTGGAGTACAGAGTGATCGGCAAGATTCATCCGCTGGCTCGTTTGAGGACATGCAGGGAGTGACCACCTCGTACCAGCGCACCAGAGTGGCTCCGA gTTCTGGTGGTGGATCCGGAAACCTGAAGGCCAAGTTTGAGAATATGGCAAAGGCAGGAGAGGAG GAGGCGCGCAAGAGAGCAGATTCAGAAAGGCAAAGGAGGCAGGCCAGGGAGGAGAAAGAGAAAGAAGAATCTAAGAGAGTAGAAGAG GAACGGCAGCGGAAGTTGAAAGAGCAGCACAAAAATATGGAGCCAGAGCCGGAGCCAGAACCAAGACGTGCTCCCGAACCTGCCCCAGAGCCAAGACGTGTTCCAGAGCCAAGACGAGCCCCAGAACCTGCCCCAGAACCCCAAGAAGACCAACCGCCTGAGCTACCCCCACCTCGCCAGACCAGACCTGAACCCCAGCCTACCGAAGAGGATTCTGAGATGTATGCGGAGGCGGATTATATGAATGAAGGTGGGACGGGCCAGGAGCCTGAAGAGTTGCATGAGCCTGAGCCTGAGCCTGAACCAGAACCCCAGCCTGAGCCTGAGCCTGAGCCTGAGCCCGCTGATACGTATGAAGAAATACCACGCCAAG TTCAAGTAGTCGTAGAGCCTGAGCAGTCGCAGCCGCCGATAGAGGACGCTCTTTATGAAGATATGCCAGGAGTAACAGGAGAACCCGCAGCGGAACCCGCAGAGGTTCAAATGGCAGTGGCTGTCTACGATTACCAAGCAA CTGGGGAAGATGAATTATCATTTGATCCTGGTGATGTGATCTCTGATATTGAACAG ATTGATAGCGGATGGTGGATGGGATCATGTCATGGCGCTAGGGGATTGTTCCCAGCTAACTACGTTGAACTtcagtag
- the LOC117291251 gene encoding beta-parvin-like isoform X1 encodes MASSPTKTSTLKKEKKDESFLEKVTTLGRRKKIKDLKEVNDLNQDGKISIDTPGSPVELTADNFILENGEERSMIEPDSRDDAKLKELIQVLMDWINEELKEQRVIVRDLEEDLHDGQILGNLIEKLAGIKLEVREVMQSEVFQKQKLQVVLDTVNKIMNLPRWNQQKWSVDGIHSKNLIAILHLLVALAFHFKAPIRIPEYVSAKVVVVQKKDNLLVTNRVTEDITTTNEAIGGRFERDAFDTLFDHAPDKLNVVKKSLISFANKHLNKINFEVSDLDSQFHDGVYFILLMGLLEGYYVPLYNYHVTPTVFEEKVHNVNFALDLMDDAGLPKAKARAEDVVNQDLKSTMRVLYNIFTKYKHLT; translated from the exons ATGGCGTCGTCTCCGACCAAAACTTCAACattaaaaaaggagaaaaaagaCGAATCCTTCCTTGAAAAAGTCACAACACTCGGGAGGAGGAAAAAGATAAAAGACCTTAAAGAAG TGAATGATCTGAATCAAGATGGAAAGATTTCCATTGATACACCAGGAAGTCCTGTCGAACTCACAGCCGATAACTTCATCCTTG AGAATGGTGAGGAGAGGTCCATGATTGAACCGGACTCTAGGGATGATGCCAAACTCAAGGAACTTATTCAG gtttTGATGGACTGGATCAATGAAGAACTGAAGGAACAGCGAGTCATAGTCCGAGATCTAGAGGAAGATTTACACGATGGTCAAATCCTTGGAAATCTCATAG AGAAACTTGCTGGCATCAAGCTAGAGGTACGTGAAGTGATGCAATCTGAGGTCTTCCAGAAGCAGAAACTTCAGGTTGTTCTGGACACTGTCAACAAAATCATGAATCTACCTAGATGGAATCAACAGAAATGGAGTGTAGATG GTATCCATTCAAAGAATCTTATAGCAATTCTTCACCTCTTGGTGGCGCTAGCATTTCACTTCAAGGCACCCATCAGAATTCCTGAATATGTGTCGGCAAAGGTCGTTGTAGTTCAG AAAAAAGATAATTTGCTTGTCACAAATCGGGTCACGGAAGATATTACGACTACAAATGA AGCAATCGGTGGTAGATTTG AGAGGGATGCTTTTGATACTCTGTTTGACCATGCTCCTGACAAGCTCAATGTAGTCAAAAAG TCTCTCATTAGTTTTGCCAACAAGCATCTTAATAAAATCAACTTTGAAGTCAGCGACCTCGATAGTCAG tTTCACGACGGTGTTTACTTCATCTTGTTAATGGGTCTTCTTGAGGGGTACTATGTACCTCTCTACAACTATCACGTCACGCCAACAGTGTTTGAAGAAAAG GTCCACAATGTCAACTTTGCTCTGGATCTGATGGACGACGCGGGTCTTCCGAAAGCTAAAGCTAGAGCAGAGG ATGTCGTCAACCAGGACCTGAAATCCACAATGAGAGTCCTGTATAACATATTCACCAAGTACAAACACCTGACATAG
- the LOC117291251 gene encoding beta-parvin-like isoform X2, with protein sequence MNDLNQDGKISIDTPGSPVELTADNFILENGEERSMIEPDSRDDAKLKELIQVLMDWINEELKEQRVIVRDLEEDLHDGQILGNLIEKLAGIKLEVREVMQSEVFQKQKLQVVLDTVNKIMNLPRWNQQKWSVDGIHSKNLIAILHLLVALAFHFKAPIRIPEYVSAKVVVVQKKDNLLVTNRVTEDITTTNEAIGGRFERDAFDTLFDHAPDKLNVVKKSLISFANKHLNKINFEVSDLDSQFHDGVYFILLMGLLEGYYVPLYNYHVTPTVFEEKVHNVNFALDLMDDAGLPKAKARAEDVVNQDLKSTMRVLYNIFTKYKHLT encoded by the exons A TGAATGATCTGAATCAAGATGGAAAGATTTCCATTGATACACCAGGAAGTCCTGTCGAACTCACAGCCGATAACTTCATCCTTG AGAATGGTGAGGAGAGGTCCATGATTGAACCGGACTCTAGGGATGATGCCAAACTCAAGGAACTTATTCAG gtttTGATGGACTGGATCAATGAAGAACTGAAGGAACAGCGAGTCATAGTCCGAGATCTAGAGGAAGATTTACACGATGGTCAAATCCTTGGAAATCTCATAG AGAAACTTGCTGGCATCAAGCTAGAGGTACGTGAAGTGATGCAATCTGAGGTCTTCCAGAAGCAGAAACTTCAGGTTGTTCTGGACACTGTCAACAAAATCATGAATCTACCTAGATGGAATCAACAGAAATGGAGTGTAGATG GTATCCATTCAAAGAATCTTATAGCAATTCTTCACCTCTTGGTGGCGCTAGCATTTCACTTCAAGGCACCCATCAGAATTCCTGAATATGTGTCGGCAAAGGTCGTTGTAGTTCAG AAAAAAGATAATTTGCTTGTCACAAATCGGGTCACGGAAGATATTACGACTACAAATGA AGCAATCGGTGGTAGATTTG AGAGGGATGCTTTTGATACTCTGTTTGACCATGCTCCTGACAAGCTCAATGTAGTCAAAAAG TCTCTCATTAGTTTTGCCAACAAGCATCTTAATAAAATCAACTTTGAAGTCAGCGACCTCGATAGTCAG tTTCACGACGGTGTTTACTTCATCTTGTTAATGGGTCTTCTTGAGGGGTACTATGTACCTCTCTACAACTATCACGTCACGCCAACAGTGTTTGAAGAAAAG GTCCACAATGTCAACTTTGCTCTGGATCTGATGGACGACGCGGGTCTTCCGAAAGCTAAAGCTAGAGCAGAGG ATGTCGTCAACCAGGACCTGAAATCCACAATGAGAGTCCTGTATAACATATTCACCAAGTACAAACACCTGACATAG